The proteins below are encoded in one region of Acetobacter oryzoeni:
- a CDS encoding alpha/beta fold hydrolase, whose protein sequence is MSTIRTFPELLPGFQWQDIEVEGVRIRTATGGKGPPVLLLHGHPQMHLTWHKVAPTLAEHFTVVAPDLRGYGDSAKPEGGADHANYSKRAMAADQVGVMKVLGFERFRVVGHDRGGRVAHRMALDTPQVVEKLVLIDIAPTATMYAHTNMEFARRYFWWFFLIQPYPLPEKLIDGDPDFFLENHIAGQIKIPRSVDPRVMAEYRRCYADPTMRHAACEDYRAAAGIDLEHDAADANKRVTAPLLALWGARGTVGALYDVVETWRKKATDVQGHAIDCGHSPQEEAPEEFLHQLKEFL, encoded by the coding sequence ATGAGCACGATCAGGACATTCCCGGAACTGTTACCTGGCTTTCAGTGGCAGGATATTGAGGTGGAAGGTGTGCGGATCCGCACGGCCACAGGCGGGAAGGGACCACCAGTGCTTCTGCTGCATGGTCATCCGCAAATGCATCTGACATGGCACAAGGTTGCTCCTACACTGGCAGAACATTTTACCGTTGTAGCGCCGGATCTGCGTGGTTATGGCGATAGCGCCAAGCCTGAAGGCGGGGCAGATCACGCCAATTATTCCAAACGTGCGATGGCTGCCGATCAGGTTGGCGTCATGAAGGTACTCGGGTTTGAACGGTTCAGGGTTGTCGGGCATGACCGGGGAGGGCGGGTTGCGCATCGCATGGCGCTGGATACACCACAAGTCGTGGAAAAGCTGGTGCTGATTGATATTGCACCAACAGCAACAATGTATGCCCACACCAATATGGAGTTTGCTCGACGCTATTTCTGGTGGTTTTTTCTGATCCAGCCCTATCCTCTGCCAGAAAAGCTGATTGATGGCGACCCAGATTTCTTTCTGGAAAACCATATTGCAGGACAGATCAAAATCCCGAGGTCAGTCGATCCCCGCGTAATGGCTGAATACCGCCGCTGCTATGCTGACCCGACAATGCGCCATGCAGCTTGTGAGGATTATCGGGCTGCGGCTGGTATAGACCTTGAGCATGATGCAGCCGATGCCAACAAACGGGTTACAGCGCCGTTACTGGCATTATGGGGGGCACGCGGCACAGTGGGCGCACTTTATGATGTTGTGGAGACATGGCGCAAAAAAGCGACTGACGTGCAGGGCCACGCAATTGATTGCGGGCATAGTCCACAGGAAGAAGCACCTGAAGAATTTCTGCATCAGCTTAAAGAGTTTCTTTGA
- a CDS encoding TetR/AcrR family transcriptional regulator, whose product MTDEKKPRRRPRSDGQRNRENLLKVAKAAFTAGEIDIPLDEVARRAEVGIGTLYRHFPNRDALIEAVYRAELDRLADAAPVLAAQHPPVEALRAWMRLFVDYIAAKQVIAPALNGLMGGTSALYAQSGTVLQNAIEKLVAAAVASGDISTEIEPLDLLRALAGVSNYAAGPGWETSAKRLVDILIAGSRASTS is encoded by the coding sequence GTGACCGACGAAAAAAAGCCGCGCCGCCGACCGCGCAGCGATGGACAACGTAACAGGGAAAACCTGCTTAAAGTGGCCAAAGCCGCGTTCACGGCGGGGGAAATCGATATCCCTTTGGATGAAGTTGCCCGTCGTGCGGAAGTTGGAATTGGAACACTTTACCGCCATTTTCCTAATCGCGATGCTCTGATCGAAGCGGTCTATCGCGCTGAACTGGACCGCCTAGCCGACGCGGCACCAGTTCTTGCCGCACAGCATCCGCCCGTGGAGGCACTGCGTGCATGGATGCGACTGTTTGTGGATTATATTGCTGCCAAGCAGGTAATTGCCCCCGCCCTCAATGGGCTGATGGGAGGAACGAGCGCACTTTATGCCCAGTCTGGCACGGTTCTACAGAATGCGATTGAGAAACTTGTAGCAGCCGCAGTTGCCAGTGGAGATATCAGCACAGAGATCGAACCACTCGACCTGCTTCGTGCTCTGGCTGGTGTTTCAAACTATGCGGCTGGCCCCGGTTGGGAAACTAGTGCAAAGCGCCTTGTCGATATCCTCATCGCCGGATCACGAGCGTCTACATCGTAA
- a CDS encoding glutathione S-transferase, translating to MKIYDWPTGPYPARVRIALAEKQMLSRIKFVQINLWKGEHKTADFRTKNYSGTVPVLELDDGTFLAECTAITVYLDTLDGTPTLTGRTPREKGVIQMMTKRAEIEMLDAISIYFHHATPGLGPKVELYQNREWGLYQRDKALRGMHYFDALLKKQPFIAGENFSMADIAVIGGFIFAAVVKLPIPQECSALLAWYARMQERPSVRDQLAIVSPQH from the coding sequence ATGAAAATCTATGATTGGCCTACAGGGCCTTATCCGGCACGTGTGCGGATTGCTCTGGCGGAAAAGCAGATGCTGTCCAGGATAAAGTTTGTCCAGATCAATCTGTGGAAAGGCGAACATAAGACAGCGGACTTCCGAACCAAGAACTATTCAGGTACGGTGCCGGTTCTCGAACTTGATGACGGAACCTTTCTTGCCGAATGCACTGCGATCACAGTTTATCTTGATACGCTTGACGGGACTCCAACATTGACTGGCAGAACGCCACGTGAAAAGGGCGTGATCCAGATGATGACCAAACGCGCTGAAATCGAAATGCTCGATGCTATCAGCATTTATTTCCATCATGCGACGCCAGGCCTTGGCCCTAAAGTAGAGCTTTACCAGAACAGGGAATGGGGCCTTTACCAGCGCGATAAGGCTTTACGCGGCATGCATTACTTTGATGCTCTCCTTAAAAAACAGCCTTTTATCGCAGGGGAGAATTTTTCTATGGCAGATATTGCCGTGATTGGAGGCTTTATATTCGCCGCAGTCGTGAAACTGCCTATTCCTCAGGAGTGCAGTGCCCTTCTGGCGTGGTATGCAAGAATGCAGGAACGTCCAAGCGTTCGGGATCAGCTGGCAATTGTCTCGCCACAACATTGA
- a CDS encoding SRPBCC family protein, whose amino-acid sequence MIEVMASSILNAPIAFVWPLIRDFGSIGQWLPGVKSCQIEGDDPGDRVGAIRRLEMSDVGLIRERLLALSDTDYAVTFSIIESALPIWNYRSTIQLLPVTDGERTFIRWKGQFEADPDHAAAMQARMPTLIYQPAFDKLASRLVGNHQHDLQGDRVRFPNHL is encoded by the coding sequence ATGATAGAGGTTATGGCCAGCAGCATTCTCAATGCACCCATTGCATTCGTCTGGCCTCTCATCCGGGATTTCGGGTCCATCGGACAGTGGTTGCCGGGGGTCAAAAGCTGCCAGATTGAAGGGGATGATCCGGGCGATCGCGTGGGTGCCATTCGGCGGCTTGAGATGAGCGATGTCGGCCTTATTCGTGAGCGGCTTCTTGCGCTGTCCGATACGGATTATGCCGTAACATTTTCGATCATTGAATCAGCGCTCCCGATCTGGAACTACCGTTCAACCATCCAGCTCCTGCCTGTTACAGATGGAGAGCGCACCTTCATCCGCTGGAAAGGACAGTTTGAGGCTGATCCAGACCATGCAGCCGCAATGCAGGCCCGTATGCCCACACTGATTTACCAACCTGCTTTCGATAAACTGGCTAGCAGGCTTGTGGGAAATCATCAGCATGACTTACAGGGAGATCGGGTCCGTTTCCCAAATCACCTGTAA
- a CDS encoding SDR family NAD(P)-dependent oxidoreductase, whose protein sequence is MTQTFGACSTTEDVLSGVSLKGKRVLVTGVSAGLGVETARALAAHGAQVVGAARNLTKAEHATGQVRADAERGGGTFELIALDLADLTSVRACADQLNATGLPFDLVIANAGVMATPFSHTKDGFETQFGTNHLGHFVLVNQIAGLMRPGARLVNVSSAGHRFADVDLKDPNFEHTPYDPFIAYGRSKTANILFAVAFDARHRTRGVRATAVHPGGIMTELPRYMQAGAIEAMVAGINEQAAAEGKPPFQFKTIPQGAATSVWAGVVAEADAVGGHYSEDCHVSPVIPDDQPLSLVSEGVRAYAVDPVHAEALWAKSEEMVGETFS, encoded by the coding sequence ATGACACAGACTTTTGGCGCGTGTTCGACGACAGAAGATGTCCTTTCCGGCGTGTCCCTAAAGGGCAAACGTGTTCTCGTAACTGGTGTTTCTGCTGGTCTGGGCGTTGAAACCGCGCGTGCCCTTGCGGCTCATGGTGCCCAGGTAGTGGGGGCCGCGCGTAACCTGACAAAAGCAGAACACGCCACCGGACAGGTCCGTGCAGATGCTGAACGTGGGGGAGGGACGTTTGAACTGATCGCCCTAGACCTCGCGGATCTGACCAGTGTCCGCGCCTGCGCTGACCAATTGAACGCAACCGGTTTGCCTTTCGATCTGGTTATTGCCAATGCGGGTGTGATGGCCACACCATTTAGTCATACGAAGGACGGATTTGAGACGCAGTTCGGCACCAACCACCTAGGGCACTTTGTTCTTGTCAACCAGATAGCGGGGCTGATGCGCCCCGGTGCCCGACTGGTCAATGTCTCCTCGGCCGGACATCGCTTTGCAGATGTTGATCTGAAAGACCCGAATTTCGAGCATACACCATACGATCCATTCATCGCTTATGGACGTTCTAAAACAGCCAATATCCTTTTTGCCGTTGCGTTTGACGCACGACATCGCACACGTGGTGTGCGTGCTACAGCAGTGCATCCGGGTGGGATCATGACCGAACTGCCGCGCTATATGCAGGCAGGTGCCATTGAGGCAATGGTGGCGGGGATCAATGAACAGGCTGCTGCAGAAGGAAAGCCACCATTTCAGTTTAAGACCATTCCACAAGGTGCAGCCACATCGGTCTGGGCAGGCGTGGTGGCGGAAGCTGATGCGGTTGGTGGGCATTACAGCGAAGACTGCCACGTAAGCCCGGTCATTCCTGATGATCAGCCTCTTAGCTTGGTCAGTGAAGGTGTGCGGGCCTACGCGGTTGATCCTGTGCATGCCGAGGCGCTGTGGGCAAAAAGTGAGGAAATGGTTGGAGAAACATTTTCCTGA
- a CDS encoding helix-turn-helix domain-containing protein, with amino-acid sequence MLHPQRSSLRAASYALEDHIPGRKIGQSQGEAWKEAEAQIFRRAQQEDEMLVPAVAEPLLVWVISGNARIEERELTGEWTKSEARTGSFFLTQTDAPYLMRWQARPEHPFEVLHLYLGLTLVNRAARSLGLNPLRLRMHDISGVQDTFISGVLTGLTAELQKPLLASPLFVNGLLESLTIHLLRNYANTHVTRTPKSAQLPAWKLRKALDHMEAHLAEPFDLDVLAALCGMGRFHFSRSFHNTMGQSPSRWFVRRRVEHAKELLCQSDQSIIEIALTIGYESPSHFAQVFRRETGVSPRDYRKL; translated from the coding sequence ATGCTTCATCCGCAGCGTTCTTCCCTGCGTGCCGCCAGTTATGCCCTGGAGGATCATATTCCGGGCCGGAAAATCGGGCAAAGCCAAGGGGAGGCATGGAAAGAGGCTGAGGCACAGATATTCCGCCGGGCGCAGCAGGAAGATGAGATGCTGGTGCCAGCCGTTGCCGAGCCTCTGCTTGTGTGGGTTATTTCTGGAAATGCGCGAATTGAAGAACGCGAACTGACAGGTGAATGGACGAAAAGTGAGGCCAGAACCGGATCATTCTTCCTGACACAAACCGATGCGCCTTACCTCATGCGCTGGCAGGCCCGTCCGGAACATCCGTTTGAAGTCCTGCATCTCTATCTGGGGCTGACTTTGGTGAACCGCGCTGCCCGATCTTTGGGGCTTAACCCATTGCGGCTCCGTATGCATGATATTTCCGGTGTTCAGGATACGTTTATATCTGGCGTTCTGACAGGTCTGACGGCTGAGCTACAGAAGCCTCTGTTGGCCAGTCCTTTATTTGTGAACGGACTTTTAGAAAGTCTGACCATCCACCTTTTGCGCAATTATGCAAATACACATGTTACACGTACGCCTAAATCTGCACAGCTCCCAGCTTGGAAACTTCGCAAGGCACTTGATCATATGGAGGCACATCTCGCCGAACCATTTGATCTGGATGTTCTGGCCGCTTTGTGCGGGATGGGCCGGTTTCATTTCAGCCGATCATTTCACAACACCATGGGACAAAGCCCGTCACGCTGGTTTGTGCGGCGACGTGTTGAACATGCGAAGGAACTTTTGTGCCAGAGCGACCAATCCATCATCGAGATCGCCCTGACCATTGGTTATGAGAGCCCCAGCCATTTTGCACAGGTGTTTCGCAGGGAAACAGGTGTTAGCCCACGTGATTACAGGAAGCTATAA
- a CDS encoding TetR/AcrR family transcriptional regulator, whose protein sequence is MNITHESSREAILAAARKAAQTRGYNGLNFRELAKEVGIKPASIYYHFPSKADLGMAVARRYWEDTKANLENMQMETPDPLTCLRRYPEIFRRSLENGNRLCLGSFMSAEYDDLPDAVKHEIQTFTDINVTWLTTIISRINPASSQNIERARAIFAAVSGAQLMARSRSDVSLFDQIIENYDNAGLLG, encoded by the coding sequence ATGAACATAACGCATGAGAGTTCCAGAGAAGCTATCTTGGCAGCAGCCAGAAAGGCTGCACAGACCCGTGGTTACAACGGCCTGAACTTCCGTGAACTTGCCAAGGAAGTCGGAATTAAGCCTGCAAGCATTTATTATCACTTTCCCAGTAAAGCCGATCTTGGAATGGCAGTTGCGCGACGCTATTGGGAAGATACCAAGGCTAATCTGGAAAATATGCAGATGGAAACCCCAGATCCTCTGACATGCTTGCGTCGTTATCCGGAAATCTTTCGTCGTTCACTCGAAAACGGTAATCGTCTGTGTCTAGGGAGTTTCATGAGTGCTGAATATGATGATCTGCCTGATGCTGTAAAACACGAAATACAGACATTTACCGATATCAATGTGACCTGGCTGACTACGATCATCTCTAGGATAAACCCGGCATCATCCCAAAACATAGAACGTGCACGAGCCATCTTTGCTGCAGTATCTGGAGCACAGCTCATGGCAAGAAGCCGCTCGGATGTCAGCCTTTTTGACCAGATTATTGAGAATTACGACAATGCGGGATTATTGGGATAG
- a CDS encoding TetR/AcrR family transcriptional regulator, giving the protein MARTGRPREFDRDKALDAALTLFWMQGYEPTSLNQLKACMGNISPASFYAAFGSKEALFREIVQRYLKTYGQVTAPLWDETLAPRDAIEQTLRRSARMQTTRSHPTGCLIVLGASNCSPENQSVQTLLAAERARTRKGIKACVDRAVASGELSPSPATQTLPTLFTTFLHGMACEARDGDRAKKLDAAITTLMQIWDSLAVRPKSVSSRQ; this is encoded by the coding sequence ATGGCCCGGACAGGACGGCCCCGTGAGTTTGATCGGGACAAGGCGCTGGATGCCGCGCTCACGCTGTTCTGGATGCAGGGTTATGAGCCGACATCATTGAATCAGCTCAAGGCCTGCATGGGCAATATTTCGCCTGCCAGTTTCTATGCTGCCTTTGGTTCCAAGGAAGCGCTGTTCCGTGAAATCGTGCAGCGCTATCTAAAAACCTATGGGCAAGTTACTGCGCCGCTATGGGACGAAACACTTGCGCCACGTGATGCTATTGAACAGACATTACGACGCTCCGCCCGCATGCAGACAACGCGCTCTCACCCTACGGGGTGCCTGATTGTGCTGGGAGCCAGCAATTGTTCACCAGAAAACCAGTCCGTGCAGACACTTCTGGCAGCTGAACGCGCACGCACCCGCAAGGGCATAAAAGCCTGTGTAGATCGGGCTGTGGCAAGTGGCGAATTGTCCCCCTCACCCGCTACCCAGACTCTTCCTACCCTGTTCACAACCTTTCTTCATGGCATGGCCTGCGAAGCCAGAGATGGTGACAGGGCCAAGAAACTGGATGCAGCCATTACAACGCTCATGCAAATCTGGGATAGTCTTGCGGTGCGCCCCAAGAGCGTTTCCTCCCGCCAGTAA
- the bdcA gene encoding SDR family oxidoreductase, whose translation MAEFSGKKVLVIGGSRGIGAAIVRRLARDGASVRFTWAGSRTKAEELAHQTGAKAIQADATERSEMLSVVRNAGSIDIFVFNAGICVAGDPLTLNPDDVDRMIDINIRAAYHCAVEAARSMPDGGRIILIGSTNANRVPFKGLAAYSMTKSALQSMVRGLARDFGDRHITVNVIQPGPTDTDMNPANGPQADLMHSVMAIKEHGSADDVAAYVSFLASNAARGITGAMQTIDGGFSA comes from the coding sequence ATGGCAGAATTTTCAGGCAAAAAGGTCTTGGTCATCGGCGGTAGCCGAGGGATTGGGGCTGCAATTGTCAGACGTTTGGCACGTGATGGAGCATCCGTACGCTTCACATGGGCCGGATCGCGCACAAAAGCTGAAGAGCTTGCCCACCAGACCGGAGCAAAAGCCATTCAGGCGGATGCAACTGAGCGTTCAGAAATGCTTTCTGTCGTCCGGAATGCTGGCTCTATCGACATTTTCGTCTTCAACGCCGGAATATGCGTTGCCGGAGACCCACTGACACTCAACCCTGATGACGTTGACCGCATGATTGATATCAACATTCGTGCCGCCTATCATTGTGCGGTTGAAGCGGCCCGTTCCATGCCAGATGGAGGTCGGATTATCCTGATCGGTTCCACAAACGCTAACCGCGTCCCCTTCAAGGGGCTGGCCGCTTACAGCATGACAAAATCAGCCCTGCAAAGCATGGTGCGTGGTCTGGCACGCGATTTTGGTGACCGCCATATCACGGTCAACGTCATCCAGCCGGGGCCGACGGATACGGATATGAACCCAGCCAATGGCCCACAGGCTGATCTCATGCATAGTGTCATGGCTATTAAAGAGCATGGTTCGGCAGATGATGTTGCGGCCTATGTGTCGTTTCTGGCCAGCAACGCAGCACGCGGTATTACGGGGGCCATGCAGACCATTGATGGGGGTTTTAGCGCGTAA
- a CDS encoding metallophosphoesterase: protein MRLVVFGLPLLVVILNWLWPLPLPLGLKMFAAALMIVAALYHYWSRLSSGSVFTPEFPRPVIILFNWAFGAILFLTLLQIALDFGALLVALVTWQPVHIPVGARGAAGGIAGVLAAIGVVNALRVPQVRNVAVTIPGLSPAFDGYRLVQLTDLHISRLFPATWARAVVDRTNAIGADMIVVTGDFIDGSVAMRRADVAPFAQLHAPDGVLAIPGNHEYYFDYTDWMRHLKELGFHMLLNRHTVISRGGAELVIAGVTDRSAPRHGQAGPNLAAALADSPEGAPIVLLDHQPGDARAAAAQGIALQLSGHTHGGMILGLDRLMWTAV, encoded by the coding sequence GTGCGCCTTGTTGTTTTTGGTTTGCCTCTTCTTGTTGTGATCCTGAACTGGCTGTGGCCATTACCGCTGCCTTTGGGCCTGAAGATGTTTGCAGCTGCTCTGATGATCGTGGCCGCACTTTACCATTACTGGTCTCGGCTTTCTTCGGGGTCCGTTTTTACCCCGGAGTTCCCCCGGCCTGTTATCATCCTGTTTAACTGGGCGTTCGGGGCCATCCTGTTTCTTACACTGCTGCAGATTGCGCTGGATTTCGGTGCACTACTGGTTGCGCTGGTGACGTGGCAGCCGGTGCATATTCCAGTAGGTGCGCGGGGGGCTGCGGGAGGTATTGCTGGGGTGCTGGCCGCAATTGGCGTTGTCAATGCGCTACGTGTGCCACAGGTCAGGAACGTGGCAGTGACCATTCCCGGCCTGTCGCCAGCGTTTGACGGGTATCGACTGGTCCAGTTGACCGATCTGCATATTAGCCGGCTGTTTCCCGCCACCTGGGCAAGGGCAGTTGTGGACCGCACCAATGCGATCGGTGCTGATATGATTGTCGTGACAGGTGATTTCATTGACGGCTCAGTAGCCATGCGCCGCGCGGACGTGGCCCCATTTGCGCAATTGCACGCGCCAGACGGTGTTTTGGCGATCCCGGGCAATCATGAATATTACTTTGATTATACCGACTGGATGCGTCATCTGAAGGAATTGGGCTTTCACATGCTGCTGAACCGTCACACAGTCATCTCAAGGGGAGGGGCTGAGTTGGTCATTGCTGGTGTTACTGATCGGTCCGCACCTAGGCATGGACAGGCTGGCCCCAATCTGGCCGCGGCTCTCGCAGATAGTCCCGAAGGGGCCCCGATTGTGCTGCTTGATCACCAACCCGGTGATGCGCGTGCGGCAGCCGCTCAAGGTATTGCTCTTCAGTTGTCGGGACATACGCATGGTGGGATGATCCTCGGTCTCGACCGTCTTATGTGGACGGCCGTTTAA
- a CDS encoding IS110 family RNA-guided transposase, whose amino-acid sequence MKASIVGLDIAKSVFQAHGTDANGKSIFKCKLGRSEVSAFFAKLAPCEVVLEACGSAHYWARVISRIGHDVKLVPPDRVKPFVKKGKKNDAVDAAAICMAATHPDTMFVPIKSEEQQGVLSLHSTRALLVKQQTMLSNALRALASEFGLIAPLGTRRLPVLMAKIEASADLPAAMKQSAMLLFEHYEKVAQSIDALEGQIRARAKNDDDARRLMTIPGVGPITASMIVASVADIGSFASARHFAAWLGLVPRQHSTGGKTRLGRITKAGNRQIRTLLVLGATAMLHRAQKWESAAGQWLCELMARRPRRLATVALANKMARIIWALLSRKEIYRPAGVSVSAG is encoded by the coding sequence ATGAAAGCTAGCATAGTCGGCCTTGATATTGCCAAATCTGTTTTTCAGGCTCATGGAACTGATGCGAATGGAAAGAGCATTTTCAAATGCAAGCTTGGTCGCAGTGAAGTTTCGGCATTTTTTGCAAAGCTTGCCCCCTGTGAAGTTGTGCTGGAAGCCTGCGGGTCAGCGCATTACTGGGCACGGGTGATCAGCAGGATTGGTCATGATGTCAAACTGGTTCCTCCTGATCGGGTCAAACCATTTGTCAAAAAAGGCAAGAAAAATGACGCTGTTGATGCGGCTGCAATCTGCATGGCGGCAACTCATCCTGATACGATGTTTGTTCCGATCAAGAGCGAAGAGCAGCAAGGTGTGTTGTCGCTGCATTCCACCCGTGCTCTTCTGGTCAAACAGCAGACCATGTTGAGTAATGCGTTACGGGCTCTTGCTTCCGAGTTCGGGCTGATTGCCCCTCTGGGCACACGCCGGCTGCCAGTGCTGATGGCAAAAATAGAGGCATCAGCAGACCTGCCTGCTGCCATGAAGCAGAGTGCCATGTTGTTATTTGAGCATTACGAAAAAGTCGCTCAGAGCATTGATGCTTTGGAAGGGCAGATCCGGGCGCGTGCAAAAAACGATGATGATGCGCGTCGGCTGATGACCATTCCCGGGGTAGGTCCCATAACGGCTTCCATGATTGTCGCCTCGGTCGCGGATATTGGCTCCTTCGCCTCTGCGCGCCATTTTGCCGCATGGCTTGGGCTTGTGCCTCGTCAGCATTCTACAGGTGGTAAAACCCGTCTGGGAAGGATTACCAAAGCGGGCAACCGGCAGATAAGAACATTGCTGGTTCTTGGCGCCACGGCCATGCTTCATCGTGCCCAGAAGTGGGAGAGCGCTGCGGGTCAGTGGCTATGCGAACTCATGGCGCGTCGTCCAAGGCGTCTGGCAACAGTTGCACTTGCCAATAAAATGGCTCGTATCATCTGGGCGTTGTTGTCACGTAAAGAGATCTATCGTCCGGCTGGTGTCAGTGTTTCAGCAGGCTGA
- a CDS encoding SDR family NAD(P)-dependent oxidoreductase: MNQKYVALVTGANRGIGYSIAKQLIAAGIDVIGTYYTNEAEAQAAETALSTDTAKLHMLKLDISDHTTFAIFTDQVRKLLEKDLSGSTLKYIVQNAGNIIHTRFDAATPEQLDNQYNIHFKGPYLLTVALLPLICDGGRILNITSAATRFYLPDHGPYSAMKGATEVISLYMAKELGERHITVNAVAPGAIASDFGGGLVRDNAEVNKSLAEITPLGRVGQPDDIGAAVAALLSDNMHWVNGQRIEVTGGQSL; the protein is encoded by the coding sequence ATGAACCAGAAATACGTGGCCCTTGTTACGGGTGCCAATCGTGGGATCGGTTATAGTATTGCAAAACAGCTGATTGCAGCAGGGATTGATGTCATCGGCACTTATTACACTAACGAAGCCGAAGCACAGGCTGCAGAAACAGCACTCAGCACCGACACAGCAAAATTGCACATGCTAAAACTGGATATTTCAGACCACACCACTTTTGCGATATTTACTGATCAGGTCAGGAAGCTTCTGGAGAAGGATCTTTCCGGATCTACGTTAAAATATATCGTACAAAATGCCGGCAACATCATTCATACCCGCTTTGACGCGGCGACACCTGAACAACTTGATAATCAATATAACATCCATTTTAAGGGACCATATCTGCTGACAGTGGCCCTTCTACCGCTCATCTGTGATGGCGGGCGTATTCTCAACATCACTTCGGCGGCTACACGCTTTTACCTGCCCGATCATGGCCCCTACTCCGCTATGAAAGGGGCTACCGAAGTAATCTCACTGTACATGGCAAAAGAACTGGGGGAACGCCACATTACCGTCAATGCTGTGGCACCAGGCGCCATTGCCTCAGACTTTGGCGGTGGACTGGTGCGTGACAACGCTGAAGTCAACAAAAGTCTGGCAGAGATCACACCTCTGGGACGTGTCGGGCAACCAGATGATATTGGTGCTGCTGTTGCCGCCCTTTTGTCTGACAACATGCACTGGGTGAATGGTCAGCGTATCGAAGTAACTGGCGGTCAGTCACTTTAA
- a CDS encoding MFS transporter has product MPKNSSSLPEDRLPVAGLLALAMTGFLCIMTETLPAGLLPEISAGLRVSPAYAGQMVTAYAVGSLSAAIPLTLATQRWRRRTVLLLAIIGFLLFNAVTALSPNYWLTLAVRYSAGAAAGLAWALLAGYARRMVTRTQQGRALAIAMVGTPIALSLGVPAGTWLGAIFGWRLAFGMMSVFTFLLIGWVLVTVPDFSGSLHTQRPAFRHVLTTPGVRPVLGVVILWMLAHNILYTYIVPFLIPAGLAEKADLVLLVFGVAALGGIALTGQLVDHALREAVLVSLAVFAVVCLAFIIDVHSPAVIWGGVSIWGLTFGGAATLLQTALADAAQEGADVALSMNVVAWNSAIAGGGLLGGLLLNLWGAASFPWVMMGLLICGFGIVWHARLHGFPQGHRLLQ; this is encoded by the coding sequence ATGCCCAAAAATTCGTCCTCATTGCCAGAAGACCGTCTTCCGGTTGCTGGCCTTCTGGCGCTCGCAATGACAGGGTTTCTCTGCATCATGACGGAGACACTTCCTGCAGGACTGCTGCCGGAAATAAGTGCTGGTCTGCGGGTATCTCCCGCTTATGCAGGACAGATGGTCACCGCCTATGCCGTAGGTTCCCTAAGTGCCGCCATTCCACTCACACTTGCTACACAAAGATGGCGGCGACGTACCGTGCTGCTTCTGGCTATCATTGGTTTTCTGCTGTTCAATGCAGTTACTGCGCTTTCACCCAATTATTGGCTGACACTCGCAGTCCGTTACAGTGCGGGCGCAGCAGCGGGATTGGCATGGGCACTTCTGGCGGGATATGCGCGGCGCATGGTAACACGTACCCAGCAGGGGCGAGCGCTGGCTATTGCCATGGTTGGAACGCCAATCGCCTTATCCCTTGGTGTTCCTGCCGGAACCTGGTTGGGAGCCATTTTCGGATGGCGGTTGGCATTTGGCATGATGTCAGTCTTTACATTTTTGCTGATTGGCTGGGTGCTAGTGACGGTTCCGGATTTTTCGGGTTCTTTGCATACACAACGGCCAGCATTCCGACACGTTCTAACGACACCTGGCGTGCGACCCGTTCTGGGAGTGGTGATCCTCTGGATGCTCGCACACAATATCCTGTATACTTACATTGTGCCTTTTCTGATACCGGCAGGGCTGGCGGAGAAGGCTGATCTTGTGTTGCTGGTTTTTGGTGTTGCCGCATTGGGTGGTATTGCGCTGACAGGGCAACTGGTGGATCATGCCTTGCGTGAGGCAGTACTGGTCAGTCTGGCCGTGTTTGCGGTGGTCTGTCTCGCTTTTATCATTGATGTGCACTCTCCAGCGGTTATCTGGGGAGGTGTGAGTATCTGGGGCCTGACTTTTGGCGGTGCCGCAACGTTATTGCAGACGGCGCTGGCTGATGCAGCACAAGAAGGCGCAGATGTCGCATTGTCCATGAATGTTGTGGCATGGAACAGCGCTATTGCAGGAGGCGGTCTATTGGGAGGTCTTCTCCTGAACCTGTGGGGTGCAGCCTCTTTCCCATGGGTTATGATGGGTCTTCTGATCTGCGGTTTTGGGATCGTATGGCATGCTCGCTTACACGGGTTTCCGCAAGGTCATCGACTTTTGCAATAG